One genomic region from Bacilli bacterium encodes:
- a CDS encoding LacI family DNA-binding transcriptional regulator produces the protein MIKNSIGLKTIASELNLSINTVSHALRDCDDISQETKKIVRAKAVELGYIPNSIAQSLRSGKSQIIAIVLDNIASPYFGMIVEMMIREFAQRNYYAMVVPATGYKLSEDLIKECIKIKADAVVTFIVPEHEAVIMATLNKLPLLLFGRTSSEPNLNIVYTDDIQGGEQAAEYLISKGCKNLAYAEVSTIECSIPRRDGFIKRSQALGIKNVASIDATYFEQNVEKIVSSGVDGIFCFNDQLASRIINKMHDNNHYDSQRIKVIGYDAVSRILDYPFDITSIQADYSKMVKDATEILLCQVEENNSLPSTVKKYDVHLFLGNS, from the coding sequence ATGATTAAAAATAGTATAGGTCTAAAAACGATTGCTAGCGAACTAAATTTATCAATTAACACGGTATCGCACGCACTTCGCGATTGCGATGATATATCGCAGGAAACTAAAAAAATAGTTCGGGCAAAGGCTGTGGAATTAGGCTATATACCAAATTCAATTGCTCAATCACTACGCAGTGGAAAGAGCCAAATTATCGCCATAGTTCTTGACAATATTGCCTCCCCATATTTTGGAATGATTGTTGAAATGATGATCAGAGAGTTTGCCCAGCGCAATTACTATGCCATGGTGGTCCCCGCCACGGGTTATAAGCTATCAGAAGATCTCATTAAAGAGTGCATAAAGATTAAAGCCGATGCGGTTGTAACCTTTATTGTTCCGGAACATGAAGCAGTGATTATGGCGACGCTTAATAAGTTACCCTTGCTTTTATTCGGAAGGACATCAAGTGAGCCGAACTTAAATATTGTTTATACCGATGATATTCAGGGTGGGGAACAAGCTGCAGAATACTTAATAAGTAAAGGATGCAAAAACTTGGCTTATGCTGAGGTCTCCACTATTGAATGCAGCATTCCTCGGCGAGATGGATTTATCAAGCGTTCGCAGGCATTAGGCATAAAAAATGTCGCTTCGATTGATGCTACATATTTTGAACAAAATGTAGAGAAAATAGTAAGCAGCGGAGTTGATGGCATATTCTGTTTTAATGATCAATTAGCTTCAAGAATAATTAATAAAATGCATGATAATAATCATTATGATTCGCAGAGGATAAAAGTTATCGGTTACGATGCTGTTAGCCGAATTCTCGATTACCCGTTTGATATAACTTCTATTCAGGCCGATTATTCAAAGATGGTTAAAGATGCAACAGAAATTTTGCTTTGTCAGGTGGAAGAGAACAATTCTCTTCCTTCAACAGTAAAAAAGTATGATGTGCATTTATTTTTAGGGAATTCATAG
- a CDS encoding Fic family protein, with translation MKLYSERAGKIYHVQSDYDCFVPTSLFNININNDNELSSLLSEASLLLGQLDGIATSLPNRDLFLSMYVKKEATVSSQIEGTQTSLSDFLQVEKKDIKKRKDTEEVVNYVRALNMGISLLDTLPISFRYIKELHKELLKGVRGESKNPGEVRRSQNWIGPAGGTLTNATYVPPSVDKMDDCIYDLENYMNSTIEVPFLIKIALIHYQFETIHPFLDGNGRLGRLLIPLWLKESKVLNYPLIYLSLYFKENRQEYYSLLMDVRFKGRYEEWIKFFLIGVTLMSKQSIKTIGELSKTRDDCINLINRGASHAKGNQLRLLTLLLKHPYIDSTDVVSGLEVSKPTAGKLLQDFVDMGIISSIDKSKQRYVTYRFDKYADILESGTEAK, from the coding sequence ATGAAACTATATAGCGAAAGAGCGGGAAAAATATATCATGTCCAAAGCGACTATGATTGCTTTGTTCCTACTTCTTTATTTAATATAAATATTAACAATGACAATGAACTCTCTTCTTTATTATCGGAAGCTAGCCTTCTTCTTGGCCAATTAGATGGAATTGCCACCTCTCTACCCAATCGTGATTTGTTTCTTTCGATGTATGTTAAAAAAGAGGCTACTGTATCGAGTCAGATAGAAGGAACTCAAACTTCTTTAAGTGATTTCTTGCAAGTTGAAAAAAAGGATATCAAAAAACGTAAAGATACAGAAGAAGTCGTTAACTATGTGCGCGCGCTCAATATGGGAATCTCTCTATTAGACACTCTTCCTATTTCTTTTAGATATATTAAAGAGCTTCACAAAGAACTACTAAAAGGGGTTAGGGGCGAAAGCAAGAACCCGGGGGAAGTCCGTCGCTCGCAAAACTGGATCGGACCAGCAGGAGGCACATTAACTAATGCCACCTATGTTCCACCATCAGTGGATAAAATGGATGATTGTATTTACGATTTAGAAAACTATATGAATTCTACGATTGAGGTGCCATTCTTAATCAAAATTGCCTTGATTCATTATCAATTTGAAACCATCCATCCGTTCCTTGATGGAAACGGAAGATTAGGAAGACTTCTTATCCCATTATGGCTAAAAGAAAGCAAGGTACTTAACTATCCGCTTATATATTTAAGCCTTTATTTTAAAGAAAATAGGCAAGAGTATTATTCACTCCTCATGGATGTGAGATTTAAAGGTCGATATGAAGAATGGATTAAGTTCTTTCTTATCGGCGTAACTTTAATGAGCAAGCAATCCATCAAAACGATAGGCGAGTTATCTAAAACAAGAGATGATTGTATTAACCTAATCAATAGAGGTGCTTCGCACGCCAAAGGAAATCAATTGCGTTTATTAACTCTTCTTTTGAAACACCCATACATTGATTCTACTGATGTAGTAAGTGGACTCGAAGTAAGTAAACCGACTGCCGGCAAACTCCTTCAAGATTTTGTTGATATGGGGATTATTTCTTCCATTGATAAGAGCAAACAAAGATATGTGACCTACCGATTCGATAAGTACGCCGATATCCTAGAAAGTGGAACTGAAGCAAAATAA
- a CDS encoding carboxymuconolactone decarboxylase family protein → MIKQDAGRKSLGDFAPAFAHYNDDILFGENWNDSGIDIKTRCIVTLSSLISQGITDTSLQYHISNAKKNGVSLSEFAAIVTHIAFYAGWPKAWAAFNIGKKIYTEGQK, encoded by the coding sequence ATGATAAAACAAGATGCCGGTCGAAAAAGTCTAGGAGATTTTGCCCCCGCTTTTGCTCATTATAATGATGACATTCTCTTCGGTGAAAACTGGAACGATTCCGGGATTGATATTAAAACCCGCTGCATCGTTACTTTGAGTAGCCTGATTAGCCAAGGAATAACGGACACATCGCTTCAATATCACATAAGCAATGCTAAGAAAAATGGAGTGAGTCTGAGCGAATTTGCCGCAATTGTTACGCATATCGCTTTTTATGCCGGATGGCCTAAGGCCTGGGCGGCTTTCAATATAGGCAAAAAAATATATACCGAGGGGCAAAAATAG
- a CDS encoding AAA domain-containing protein — translation MDSIGHTISTAIKEGKWIAIEYLNSQKERTSFWCAVYDIDIEKKVLCVKAFNYNKIDENNSGLIDKMVFLSFEKIESALILSGTTYEVPDELIDKIESNILSLQWLDYSYSNENIISYLKDCIVFDTNPYIQDAVLIQKIDEQVLARNGVYKLSFSQLESMAQKFGNLNNLVENKMRHIQEYILNDLSIVTSQGFYVVAYRKVLLDPSTRELVIDKDIYFNYTFSADEKEAFVHNLQNYLDVGVDEFLDLYRTNRSEAVDMLKDSLRKGEILDSRPYFFKLIHRFISAFLEQLNGVETQLKEENSVPLLSLFGGMSTNRLGKKDKFEIVTLNERVNTSQLRVIYNALKHPVTIVQGPPGTGKTQSILNLLISALFNEKTVLMASNNNKPLNDIYDKLINLNYRNRVIPLPVIRLGSSEYVNQALERILEIEQQYRAEFDRPNEEKLLNKHNQSQTYFQDINQMIKLYEEKENIKEKIDALQTVIKRFDGSLKTIPLSDEFNKLSKRLHELDLLEVDNPEHHIKRANTDLLMWLYYSSLSSYKHLFNSERYKELIAILNISEKSDRVQQFNKYLSNQDNLKRFIKIFPIIITTNASAFRLGTPEPEFDMVVIDEAAQCPIGPALFSIVRGKKMVLVGDQNQLKPVISLNRFLNEKLMRKYDISETQFNYIENSILRLAQHNDTISPFILLNQHYRCAKKIINFSNYKYYKKQLKLMRENDREDALVLLDLSRNMMDAKQIERNTSLSEISAIIDHIQTNNVSNYGIITPFRRQAELFKEVLKDKNMDAKNVGTIHSFQGDEKKVIYFSPAITRQTNKKTFGWIKNNVELINVAVTRAQDQLIIPCNVNWIHQLSENTPNDLCELVDYVKDNGITDKLTMRDDKLIVNAMNYRQYNTKKEEELFDTIFHFTSVNNSYIVERQRKMSDVLENFTNTRKFDFGTKSTFDFVLYSKTTKLPVLIIELNGHEHYTNAKRIELDELKKQICRDNNIKLLTIDNDYSRRYIFVRDQIIKLLVEL, via the coding sequence ATGGATAGCATAGGACATACTATTTCTACGGCAATAAAAGAAGGTAAGTGGATTGCTATTGAATATCTTAATAGCCAAAAAGAGCGTACTTCATTTTGGTGTGCCGTATATGACATAGATATTGAAAAGAAAGTACTTTGTGTTAAAGCTTTTAATTATAATAAAATTGACGAAAACAATAGTGGATTAATTGATAAAATGGTGTTTCTTTCCTTTGAAAAAATAGAGAGTGCCCTTATTTTGAGTGGAACGACATATGAGGTTCCCGATGAATTAATCGATAAAATTGAAAGCAATATTTTGAGTCTGCAATGGCTCGATTATTCTTATAGTAATGAGAACATCATATCTTATCTTAAGGATTGCATTGTATTTGACACCAATCCTTATATTCAAGATGCAGTACTTATTCAAAAGATTGATGAGCAAGTGCTTGCTAGAAATGGAGTATACAAACTTTCGTTTTCTCAACTTGAATCAATGGCTCAAAAATTCGGGAATCTTAATAATTTAGTTGAAAATAAAATGCGGCATATACAGGAGTATATTTTAAATGATCTCTCCATTGTTACTAGCCAGGGATTTTATGTTGTTGCCTATCGTAAAGTTTTGCTAGATCCATCAACTAGAGAATTGGTTATCGACAAAGACATATATTTTAATTACACTTTTTCCGCGGACGAAAAGGAGGCGTTTGTCCATAACCTGCAAAACTATCTAGACGTTGGAGTTGATGAATTTCTCGACTTATATCGCACCAATAGAAGCGAAGCAGTTGATATGCTTAAAGATAGTTTAAGAAAAGGAGAAATTCTTGATTCAAGACCATATTTTTTCAAATTGATTCATAGATTTATTTCAGCCTTTTTAGAACAGCTTAATGGCGTCGAAACTCAACTTAAAGAGGAAAATTCAGTTCCTTTGCTTTCTTTATTTGGTGGTATGAGCACTAATAGATTAGGGAAAAAAGATAAGTTCGAGATAGTGACTTTAAATGAGAGAGTAAACACAAGTCAGTTACGAGTAATTTACAATGCACTTAAGCATCCAGTAACGATTGTTCAAGGGCCTCCTGGTACTGGGAAAACGCAGAGTATACTGAATTTACTAATTTCGGCTTTATTTAATGAGAAAACAGTTTTGATGGCCTCAAATAATAACAAGCCGTTAAATGACATATATGATAAATTGATCAATCTTAATTATCGCAATAGAGTTATTCCGCTACCGGTTATTAGACTTGGTAGCAGTGAGTATGTCAATCAAGCGCTGGAGCGCATTTTAGAAATCGAACAACAATATAGAGCTGAATTTGATCGCCCAAATGAAGAAAAATTGCTGAATAAGCACAACCAAAGTCAAACATATTTTCAAGATATAAATCAAATGATTAAGTTATATGAGGAAAAGGAAAATATTAAGGAAAAGATTGACGCATTGCAAACAGTAATAAAACGCTTTGATGGGAGCCTGAAAACAATCCCTTTAAGTGATGAGTTTAATAAGCTTTCGAAGAGACTTCACGAACTGGATTTGCTTGAAGTGGATAATCCGGAACATCACATTAAACGAGCGAATACCGATTTACTAATGTGGCTTTATTATTCATCATTAAGTTCTTATAAGCATCTTTTTAATTCGGAACGTTATAAGGAGTTAATTGCAATTTTAAATATAAGCGAAAAGAGTGACCGGGTTCAACAATTTAACAAGTATCTTAGCAATCAGGATAATCTAAAAAGATTCATCAAGATTTTTCCAATTATTATAACAACAAACGCCTCAGCTTTTAGACTGGGAACTCCAGAACCAGAGTTTGATATGGTTGTAATAGACGAAGCGGCTCAGTGTCCAATAGGACCAGCGCTATTTAGTATTGTGCGTGGAAAAAAGATGGTGTTAGTCGGGGATCAAAATCAACTTAAACCAGTAATTTCACTTAATCGGTTTTTGAATGAAAAACTGATGCGAAAATATGATATATCAGAGACTCAATTTAATTATATAGAAAATTCTATATTGCGGCTTGCGCAGCATAATGATACAATTTCCCCTTTTATTTTACTCAATCAACATTATCGATGCGCAAAAAAAATAATCAATTTCTCTAATTATAAATATTACAAAAAACAATTAAAATTAATGCGAGAAAATGATAGAGAAGATGCGCTTGTTTTGCTTGATTTAAGCAGGAATATGATGGATGCAAAGCAAATAGAAAGAAATACATCATTATCAGAAATAAGTGCGATTATAGATCATATACAAACGAACAATGTCAGCAATTATGGAATTATCACTCCCTTCAGACGACAGGCGGAATTATTTAAAGAAGTATTAAAAGATAAGAATATGGATGCGAAGAATGTTGGAACTATTCACTCCTTTCAAGGCGACGAAAAAAAGGTTATATATTTTAGTCCCGCAATTACTCGTCAAACTAACAAAAAAACTTTTGGATGGATAAAAAATAATGTGGAGCTTATTAATGTTGCTGTTACAAGAGCTCAAGATCAATTGATTATTCCTTGCAATGTTAATTGGATTCATCAATTATCGGAAAACACGCCTAATGATTTATGCGAATTAGTTGATTATGTCAAAGACAATGGAATAACGGATAAGCTAACAATGCGCGATGATAAATTAATCGTTAATGCGATGAATTATCGACAATATAATACTAAAAAAGAAGAAGAACTTTTTGACACTATTTTTCATTTTACTTCGGTTAACAATTCATACATTGTTGAAAGACAACGCAAAATGTCTGATGTTCTGGAGAATTTTACCAATACACGGAAGTTTGATTTTGGAACAAAGTCTACTTTTGATTTTGTTCTTTATAGTAAGACAACGAAACTACCGGTTCTTATAATAGAACTTAATGGCCATGAGCATTACACAAATGCCAAAAGAATAGAACTTGATGAGTTAAAAAAACAAATATGTCGTGACAATAACATAAAGCTTTTGACAATTGATAATGATTATTCCAGAAGATATATTTTCGTACGAGACCAAATTATAAAATTACTTGTAGAGTTATAA
- a CDS encoding alpha/beta hydrolase: MFKAENLVLEQNWDKVFPKNSMVDHQKVTFVNRFGITLAADAYTPKNYKGKLSALAVAGPFGAVKEMSSGLYAQEMASRGFLTLAFDPSFTGESGGLPRNTNSPDINTEDFSAAIDYLSTLDNVNPEAIGIIGICGWGGFALNAAAIDTRIKATVTSTMYDMSRVTAYGYFDSLDEDGRYALRQKLNKQRTEDFKNGVYQTAGGLPTVESLPANAPSFLKDYVMYYMTKRGYHKRCPNANGGFLATANMSLLNAKLLSFVSEIRNPVLMIHGEKAHSLYFSQAAFKLLKGDNKELMIIPGAVHTDLYDNYEFIPFDKIESFFKANLK, encoded by the coding sequence ATGTTTAAAGCTGAAAATTTGGTTTTAGAGCAAAATTGGGATAAAGTTTTCCCCAAGAATAGTATGGTTGATCATCAAAAAGTGACATTTGTTAACCGGTTTGGAATTACCTTAGCAGCGGATGCTTACACGCCGAAGAATTATAAAGGAAAACTTTCGGCGCTTGCCGTTGCCGGACCTTTTGGAGCGGTTAAGGAGATGTCGTCCGGACTTTATGCGCAAGAAATGGCAAGCCGTGGCTTTTTGACATTGGCCTTTGACCCCTCCTTTACAGGAGAGTCGGGCGGTTTACCGCGCAACACCAATTCGCCCGATATTAATACGGAGGATTTTTCGGCCGCGATTGACTACCTGTCTACGCTTGATAACGTCAATCCGGAAGCGATTGGCATCATCGGGATTTGTGGTTGGGGAGGATTTGCGCTTAATGCGGCGGCCATCGATACACGGATTAAAGCAACAGTAACTTCCACCATGTACGACATGTCGCGGGTTACAGCTTATGGCTACTTCGATAGTTTAGATGAAGATGGACGGTATGCACTAAGACAGAAGCTTAATAAGCAAAGAACAGAAGATTTTAAAAATGGTGTTTATCAAACAGCTGGTGGACTGCCGACGGTAGAGAGTTTACCCGCCAATGCGCCGAGTTTCCTCAAAGATTATGTAATGTATTACATGACTAAACGGGGCTATCATAAAAGATGTCCAAACGCTAATGGAGGCTTCTTAGCAACAGCGAATATGTCTTTACTGAATGCGAAGTTACTTTCGTTTGTTAGTGAAATTCGTAATCCTGTTTTAATGATTCATGGTGAAAAGGCACATTCGCTTTACTTCTCGCAAGCGGCATTTAAGCTCCTTAAAGGCGACAACAAGGAACTGATGATTATTCCGGGAGCCGTTCATACTGATCTATATGATAACTATGAATTTATTCCGTTTGATAAAATAGAAAGCTTTTTTAAAGCTAATTTAAAGTAA
- a CDS encoding kinase to dihydroxyacetone kinase, whose protein sequence is MEETEFRYDTQLLIEGQNLSEDTIIDYIQDNFIGDCLLVVGDPELIKIHYHTNEPWKVLEYCSSLGEIFDIVIEDMIRQSNGLKG, encoded by the coding sequence ATGGAAGAGACAGAATTTCGTTACGATACGCAATTATTGATTGAAGGACAAAACTTATCTGAGGATACCATTATCGACTACATTCAGGATAATTTCATTGGCGATTGTTTACTGGTTGTGGGCGATCCTGAACTGATTAAAATTCATTATCATACGAATGAACCTTGGAAAGTACTTGAGTATTGCTCTTCGCTAGGGGAAATATTTGACATTGTTATTGAAGATATGATTCGGCAATCAAATGGATTAAAGGGATAA
- a CDS encoding DUF3578 domain-containing protein gives MGLSTLLNRFMNIYLKNKSHRVDATSEDHILICNKIVDELNKRPTLSHYYIKGSDGIGTRTFYPWVCIMNSDITRTPQKGLYIAFLFKKDMSGFYLALNQGITFFKEKYKSKGYAKAQEAARYFKEKIVSREFVDTIHLGGIKGDNGYGFEKTTVISRLFAKESFSDEEIYKDLDELSALYDDIIATIDGYSYEGIIPNILADHTIQFENAEKAIDDIKNVIYQALKPHPQKLTEVTPKIDRPTRFKEISTPSNRKIDYLKRAKENAETGLLGEKLVLEFEIDRLNRLGLEEYAKKIEHVAINNDVLGYDIKSFDIDNRGIHEIYIEVKTSATQKDVDFFVSKNEVNQSLKLEKDYWLYRVYDCSTSSNMPKFYRVQGAIENNFYLNPETYKATLKKEAKIVQSDFPYLKQLIAPNSNP, from the coding sequence ATGGGATTATCTACTTTACTAAATAGATTTATGAATATTTATCTTAAAAACAAAAGTCATCGCGTTGATGCCACAAGCGAAGATCATATTTTGATATGCAATAAAATTGTCGATGAACTAAATAAGCGGCCCACTTTATCTCACTATTATATTAAGGGCAGTGATGGTATCGGAACCCGGACATTTTATCCTTGGGTTTGTATTATGAACAGTGATATTACAAGAACTCCGCAGAAGGGATTATATATCGCTTTTTTATTTAAGAAAGATATGAGTGGATTTTATCTTGCTTTGAATCAAGGAATAACATTTTTTAAAGAAAAATACAAAAGCAAGGGGTATGCGAAAGCACAGGAAGCGGCTCGTTATTTTAAGGAAAAAATTGTCTCTCGTGAATTTGTAGATACAATTCATTTAGGAGGAATAAAAGGTGATAACGGCTATGGTTTTGAGAAAACAACAGTAATCAGTCGCTTATTTGCCAAGGAATCTTTTTCAGATGAAGAAATATACAAGGACTTAGATGAATTGTCTGCTCTTTATGATGACATTATTGCCACAATTGATGGCTATTCATACGAAGGAATAATTCCAAACATTTTGGCCGATCACACTATTCAATTTGAGAACGCAGAAAAAGCAATTGATGATATTAAGAATGTTATTTATCAAGCGTTAAAGCCTCATCCGCAGAAACTCACAGAGGTGACTCCTAAAATTGATCGTCCGACTCGCTTTAAAGAAATAAGCACGCCATCTAACCGTAAAATCGATTATTTAAAACGAGCTAAGGAAAACGCCGAAACTGGTTTGCTAGGAGAAAAACTTGTTCTTGAGTTTGAAATTGATCGCCTTAATAGACTTGGCCTTGAAGAATACGCTAAAAAAATTGAACATGTTGCTATAAACAATGACGTTCTTGGCTACGATATAAAATCCTTTGACATCGATAATCGAGGGATTCATGAGATATATATTGAAGTTAAGACATCGGCCACCCAAAAAGATGTGGATTTTTTTGTTAGTAAAAATGAGGTTAACCAGTCATTAAAATTGGAAAAAGATTACTGGCTATATAGAGTATATGACTGTTCAACTTCTTCTAACATGCCAAAATTTTATCGCGTGCAAGGCGCTATAGAAAATAACTTTTATTTAAATCCAGAAACCTATAAAGCGACTTTGAAAAAGGAAGCTAAAATTGTGCAATCAGATTTTCCATATTTGAAGCAATTGATTGCCCCTAATTCTAATCCTTAA
- a CDS encoding cupin domain-containing protein, with amino-acid sequence MKYMVKSDFEQKNVFGLGMPNVNYAKYFIGNSYLNPLTDPKETPLFMANVTFEPGCRNNWHIHHAKKGGGQTLICVAGEGWYQEEGKKPISLEPGMVVEIKPEIKHWHGAKKDSWFAHIAIEIPGEDTSNEWLEPVDEEDYKRLI; translated from the coding sequence ATGAAATATATGGTTAAAAGTGATTTTGAGCAGAAAAATGTGTTTGGATTAGGGATGCCGAATGTCAATTATGCAAAGTATTTTATTGGCAATTCCTATCTTAATCCGTTGACTGATCCAAAGGAAACCCCGCTATTTATGGCTAACGTAACATTTGAACCCGGATGCCGAAATAATTGGCATATACATCACGCCAAAAAAGGCGGCGGTCAGACGTTAATCTGTGTTGCCGGCGAAGGCTGGTATCAAGAAGAAGGGAAAAAGCCGATATCCCTCGAACCGGGAATGGTCGTTGAAATAAAGCCGGAGATCAAGCATTGGCATGGAGCTAAAAAAGATTCTTGGTTTGCACATATCGCGATAGAGATTCCCGGGGAGGACACCAGTAACGAATGGCTGGAACCGGTAGATGAAGAAGATTATAAGCGCCTTATTTAG
- a CDS encoding TetR/AcrR family transcriptional regulator — translation MPKENKNDLRVIRTKSGIKSAVKELIMELDASKITVQRITQKAMINRKTFYLHFSCIEALFDDLFQELVSDYASFMDQYPLIHSFKDTNKVFFEFMAKQEPYMEKLVCSDSYQVYSNRFFEVMLKRNRSLYNPYQKYSREEQNIINTFLGLSSVNIYRQWVKDGKKISIQHLINLTGNLFTEGVNSLDLN, via the coding sequence ATGCCAAAAGAAAACAAAAATGACTTGCGGGTAATCAGAACCAAGTCCGGTATTAAATCCGCGGTTAAAGAGTTGATTATGGAACTTGATGCCTCAAAAATAACCGTCCAGAGAATCACTCAAAAAGCGATGATAAATCGCAAGACATTTTATCTGCACTTCAGTTGTATAGAAGCGCTGTTTGATGATCTATTCCAAGAGCTGGTATCTGATTATGCCTCCTTTATGGATCAGTATCCCCTTATTCATTCTTTTAAGGACACGAATAAGGTGTTTTTTGAGTTTATGGCCAAACAGGAACCTTACATGGAGAAATTAGTTTGCTCCGATTCATATCAAGTTTACTCTAATCGCTTCTTTGAAGTAATGCTGAAGCGCAATCGAAGCCTTTATAATCCTTACCAAAAATATAGCCGAGAAGAGCAAAATATTATCAATACATTTCTAGGATTATCATCCGTAAACATATATCGACAATGGGTAAAAGATGGAAAGAAAATCTCTATTCAGCACTTAATTAACTTGACGGGCAACCTATTTACCGAAGGGGTTAATTCGCTTGATCTAAATTAA
- a CDS encoding cyclophilin-like fold protein has translation MKKIISALFSWAFVVCFLLSGCGDNVQNKGSENSIMNISANGYSLNVDLVDNSSVRNLIEILKEKPLVVPMSDYENFEKVGDLGHELPRNDEAITTEPGDVILFQGRYLVIYYGKNSWSFTRLGKINNTSKEELLRIFGPGDVQVTLSL, from the coding sequence ATGAAGAAGATTATAAGCGCCTTATTTAGTTGGGCATTTGTCGTCTGCTTTTTACTTAGTGGCTGTGGGGATAATGTGCAAAATAAAGGAAGTGAAAATTCTATTATGAATATAAGCGCAAACGGATATAGTCTGAATGTGGATCTGGTTGATAATTCATCCGTCCGGAATTTAATTGAAATTCTAAAGGAAAAGCCTCTGGTTGTGCCGATGTCAGATTATGAAAATTTTGAAAAAGTCGGGGATCTCGGTCACGAGTTGCCGCGAAATGACGAAGCAATTACGACCGAACCGGGGGATGTTATCCTTTTTCAAGGAAGATATCTGGTCATCTACTATGGGAAGAATTCCTGGTCGTTTACGCGCCTGGGAAAAATCAATAATACTTCCAAGGAAGAATTATTAAGAATTTTTGGGCCGGGTGACGTTCAAGTTACCCTTTCCCTGTAA